The genomic interval ATCTGGGCCAGCCTCGATCCGGGCTCGTGGCGCGTGCGGAAATAGCTGCGGACGCGCGGCGGCAGGCTCTTCGCCTTGCCGACATAGAGCACCTCGCCGGCGCTGTCGCGAAAGAGATAGACGCCCGGCCGCCGCGGCAGCATGCGCAGCCGCTCCTCCAGAAGCTTCATCCCTTCCTCCGCAGCCTCCCTCCGAGGATCGTCCAGAGGTCCCGCGGCTCCTCCGCGCCCATCGCCGTGAGCACGACGATATAGGCGAGGATTCCGCCGGTCCCCGCTGCCGCGAGACGGGGCGGGGCCGGGAGGGGGATCCAGCGGTCGCACGCGTAGGCTACGCAGCCGCCCAGGAGCGAAGCCGCCAGGAAACGTCCTGCCGCGGCGACGAGCCCCGCCGGCGGATCGAGCCCGAGATTCTTCCTGAGACCGCGAAAGAGAAGGACGACGTTCAGGAAGCTCGCAAGGGCGGTGGCCAGCGCAAGTCCGCCGAGCTGCAGAGGCCCCATGAGAACGAGGATGAGGGCGATGTTCGCGAACATGGCGGTGATGGAGCATCGAACAGGATAGCGCGTGTTCTGGTGAGCGTAGAACACGGGCACCAGGGACTTGACCGAGCCGTAGGCGCAGAGGCCGACCGAGTAGAACGAGAGAGCGACGGTGGTCATCCTGAGGGAGTCGCCCGTCCGGAACGCGCCCCGCTCGAAGAGGACGGTGAGGATCGGCCTGGCCAGCACGATGAGCAGCACGCTCGCAGGAACCAGGACGAGCCAGGTCAGACGAAGGCTGAATCCGAAGGTGTCGCGGAGCGCGTCCCTCTGGCCTGCCGCCGCCTGTCGGGAGAGAGCGGGAAGAACCGCTGTTCCCAGGGCCACGGCGAAGATCCCGAGCGGGAGCTGCATGACGCGCTGACCGTACTCGAGGGCCGCGACGCTTCCCGCCTCCAGGCTGGATGCCATCAGCGTGTCGACGAAAACGTTGATCTCAGCGGCGGCGATCCCGACGACCCCTGGAAGCATCAGCAGGGCCACTTGCCTGATGCCCGGATGACGAATCGCCCAACGCAGGCGCGGCCGGATCTTCCGCCGCAGGAGCGGCGG from Candidatus Eisenbacteria bacterium carries:
- the murJ gene encoding murein biosynthesis integral membrane protein MurJ yields the protein MQTSTIDQTRPAAPGSPGHGHRTGLIRSAAQLGLGTFASRLLGLGRDMSRAWLFGTGPAADAFTVAFRLPNLLRALFAEGALSAAFVPVLARYIEEKDRGEFEDFLHAFATIFLLCLLAVSLLGILLAPLVVPLIVQGFESVPGKIDLTVRLTQFLFPYILLISLATLMMAVLNCLGHFSAPAFSPALLNVAMILGALFVCPRLGVTPERQIYGLAGAVLVGGCLQVGIQLPPLLRRKIRPRLRWAIRHPGIRQVALLMLPGVVGIAAAEINVFVDTLMASSLEAGSVAALEYGQRVMQLPLGIFAVALGTAVLPALSRQAAAGQRDALRDTFGFSLRLTWLVLVPASVLLIVLARPILTVLFERGAFRTGDSLRMTTVALSFYSVGLCAYGSVKSLVPVFYAHQNTRYPVRCSITAMFANIALILVLMGPLQLGGLALATALASFLNVVLLFRGLRKNLGLDPPAGLVAAAGRFLAASLLGGCVAYACDRWIPLPAPPRLAAAGTGGILAYIVVLTAMGAEEPRDLWTILGGRLRRKG